A genomic stretch from Bernardetia sp. includes:
- a CDS encoding aldehyde dehydrogenase family protein, whose protein sequence is MTETSAIQDVLNKLGIKEHNACYSTGLEWASTGSRETKKIYSPADGKLIASVDMATKEDYDTVIKKAQEGFKKWRTLPAPVRGEVVRQIGEALRKHKDNLGKLVSYEMGKIYQEGLGEVQEMIDICDFAVGLSRQLHGFTMHSERPMHRMYDQYHPLGVVGIISAFNFPVAVWSWNSMLAAVCGNASVWKPSEKTPFTALACQNIIKDVLKDNDVPEGIFSVIVGDATIGKAMAEDERIPLVSATGSTRMGKSVGAAVGARLGRSLLELGGNNAIIVTPEADLEMAIRAIIFGAVGTCGQRCTSTRRLILHDSVYDTIKERLVNAYKNLPIGNPLEQGTLVGPLIDKDAVKGFENALKEVQAEGGNLICGGEVLEGDKYASGTYVTPAIVEAENSYKMVQEETFAPILYLMKYSGDVENAIAMQNNVRQGLSSAIFTKNMLESENFLAHWGSDCGIANVNIGTSGAEIGGAFGGEKETGGGRESGSDAWKVYMRRQTNTINYGTELPLAQGIKFDI, encoded by the coding sequence ATGACAGAAACATCTGCAATTCAAGATGTATTGAATAAATTAGGAATAAAAGAACATAATGCTTGTTACTCAACAGGTTTAGAGTGGGCTTCTACTGGCTCAAGAGAAACTAAAAAAATATACTCTCCTGCTGATGGAAAACTTATCGCATCAGTAGATATGGCTACCAAAGAAGATTATGATACAGTAATCAAAAAAGCACAAGAAGGCTTTAAAAAATGGCGTACACTTCCAGCTCCTGTGCGTGGAGAAGTTGTTCGTCAGATAGGCGAAGCTCTTCGCAAGCACAAAGATAACTTAGGAAAATTGGTAAGTTATGAAATGGGTAAAATCTATCAAGAAGGCTTGGGCGAAGTACAAGAGATGATTGATATTTGTGATTTTGCTGTTGGTCTTTCTCGTCAGCTTCACGGCTTTACGATGCACTCTGAACGTCCGATGCACCGTATGTACGACCAATATCACCCACTTGGTGTAGTTGGAATTATCTCTGCTTTCAACTTCCCAGTAGCTGTTTGGTCTTGGAACTCAATGTTGGCTGCTGTTTGTGGTAATGCTTCAGTTTGGAAACCATCTGAAAAAACTCCTTTCACAGCTCTTGCTTGTCAGAATATCATTAAAGATGTTTTGAAAGATAATGATGTTCCAGAAGGAATTTTCTCTGTAATTGTAGGCGATGCAACTATCGGAAAAGCAATGGCAGAAGACGAGCGCATTCCACTCGTTTCAGCAACAGGTTCTACTCGTATGGGTAAATCGGTTGGAGCAGCAGTTGGAGCAAGATTAGGTCGTTCTTTACTAGAATTAGGAGGAAACAACGCTATCATCGTAACACCAGAGGCAGATTTAGAAATGGCTATCCGTGCCATTATCTTTGGAGCAGTCGGAACGTGTGGACAGCGTTGTACATCTACACGTCGTCTGATTTTACACGATTCTGTATATGATACTATCAAAGAGCGTTTGGTAAATGCTTACAAAAATCTTCCTATTGGAAATCCATTAGAGCAAGGAACACTTGTAGGACCACTTATCGATAAAGATGCTGTTAAAGGCTTTGAAAACGCACTTAAAGAGGTACAAGCAGAAGGTGGAAACCTTATCTGTGGTGGCGAAGTTTTGGAAGGCGACAAATACGCATCTGGAACGTATGTAACTCCAGCTATCGTAGAGGCTGAAAATAGCTACAAAATGGTACAGGAAGAAACATTTGCACCAATTTTATACTTGATGAAATATTCTGGTGATGTAGAAAATGCAATCGCTATGCAAAACAATGTTCGTCAAGGACTTTCTTCAGCTATCTTTACTAAAAATATGCTAGAATCTGAAAATTTCTTGGCTCATTGGGGTTCTGACTGTGGAATCGCTAATGTAAATATCGGAACTTCAGGTGCAGAAATCGGTGGAGCTTTCGGTGGCGAAA